The nucleotide window CCTCGATTCTGTTTTACAGAGCCCATTTTAAGTACCAGGTGGTCCTGAGATTTAGAGGTTGTATCAGAGGGTTTGCAGATATTATGGTTCTTGCCAGAATCGGAGACTGATTTGGAATTCATGTTGGTAAACAATGTCAATATTTCTGCCTCAGCTGACATTCTCCTGGTGTTCTGGAGTGAAGCAGGCAGCTGAGAATTCATGGGACGTTTTCTTCGTAACCTTGGTGAATTTAAAGTTCTTGTGAATGTCCATGATTCTGAGAGAGACTCATTTTCATCACCTGATTGGTGAGACCAAGAATTCTGCCATAGATCTGGTTTCTGTGAGGGTTGATGTTTGACACTTTCAGTCTCAACAGGTATAAATTTACTTGGCAATAAAAACTGGCTTGATGATGACTGGCTTAGTGCATTCTTTTCCCTTAATCCACCGACTAACAATAGATGTGGACCGCTAGACTTATTGGTCTCTAATATGTCTTGTTGTGGAAAGGCTTTGGAATTTTTATCTGAAAGGTGTTTATGATTCCATGTTACCCGTCTTTCAACTGCTGGACCATATAAAATATCGCCATCTTTGCAATgtccatttttctctctctcgctctctttggtttcttgtgttgtgttgtgatcaTTATTAAATTCTTTGTCttggttttgcatttgtttgttcgAAAAATGTGAATGTGCAGGTTGGTTGTGCAAATTCTGCCCTTCTTTCTCAAAGAGTGAAGCAAAAAGACTTGTATACTCAAACTGCTCGGCTGCATCCTTGATATTTGGTATATTGAAAAGAGGAAGTGGGTCTGACTCCTCTAGAATCTGATCACTGGGTTCCTCAAGTGTGACTGTCTCTTTTTTCCGTAAAGACTTCAAGGTTTCCTGaaagtcaaaaataaatatttttttgtggcTACAAAGACTTTGAAATGAGACTAAAATTTAATATCAAAATTCAATAAACAGCTAGAAAGCAGAAAGATTAGTttgatccagattaggtttattgttgtctatttttttatgtctttagcAAACAGCTTGAAAAAAGGGATTTATTACGTTTAGCACCATACCTGGGCTTGGTGGATATTAGTGATCCATGCTGCGCAGCTCTCTGGGCTGGGAGTagaaacactgtacacactgacAGGACAGCCTAGATCACTCACCTCCAATATGACAAAGGAGTCTGTGAGACAGAGACGGAAGTATATGCAGAATCCTCTACAAACATATGCAGAACTGAACACAGCTACGGGCAAACTTTTCCCTACATTTTTTTGTAGTGTGCAACAGAGACAGTAGATTGAACATTGAACACATTGTAATGAATAGTGGGCTCAAGTTCACTAAAACTGGAAGTTaaagaagaaaggaacagttgattttttttcagtgaTAAGATCATATGGTTGCTTCATTCTGATATTCGATGTAAATACTAATTGAAGCTCTagatgtatctttttttttgcatataattgAAGAAACATGATCGTCTGATAATGTGGATAATTTGTATGTGGATACATATGTACAAGTAACCAGTAACGTTGTTGTGTGTAtctgcataaaaacaaaaattgaaaGCAGACATTTTGCATTAAATCTAGCAAATCATATTCCTCGGAGATCATGGCTATAAACAAAATGTCAAATGCCATAACAAatatttcattgttaaaatgaaATATGTCTTATCGCATGACACAATGGCAGTTTGGATAGTTGTTTTCACTTTGCTTGAAATAAAACATGAGGAGTTTCAAATCATTAAATCATAAGATTACAGATTAGTACTGCCCATGTTTTTCTGGTGTGTATCATTTGCATCTCCCTATTCTAGAATTTACCAAAAGGTTTAGTAGATGTTTCCTGTTCATTAATGCGAGCCTACACACATGCAAATTGTGAGAAAAATCCACAGATCTCATGTCCAATGTATGTACAATCAAATTCTATAAAGTAGATTATTAGTAATTATTGATTTTGTAATCatgtttgtattatatatattaaaaacggtttaaaaagattttattaaatcCTGTTCTTCAGCTCTTAACAGTAAACGACCTTGCTAAGATACATGCAGCTAACTTTTTCCCCAAAGGTAAGCAAACTTATTAATCAAGTTAAATCTCTGTAACATCCCAAAATGTCATTATTGCAtgctaattattaataaaactgtaTCAATAACACATATTCAGTTTTGATTCAGGTCATGTTCTTTGTGTAATAAAGCCCAAAAAGACACTTTACTATGTTAATGAGTAAATCTCACCATGTTAATAATACATGAagaagatttaaaataaatactttagtaTTGCTTAATAATTAAGTAACGTTTTAATGGCTAATAAATACAGTTATTATTAAATGCACCTATTATTATTTGtggtaatttattatttaaattgttaaGTATGAATTAATTATATCAATTCACATGTTGTCAATGCATAATTGGTAAACAATAGGTTCTGcattgtggtaaaaaaaatgtctgttaaAGTGTGAAGGCTCTAATTTGTTTCAGTAGCATCATTGTTCACCAGAGACACAATTGTTATTTTGGCTGTaaattataacaaaaacaaaaaaaataacaaatataaataaacataaaacataaacataaaaatgtatatatatatatatatatatatatatatatatatatatatatatatatatatatatatatatatatacagtatatataatttttatttttttttggctggCCTACTTTCTACCAGTGAAACATGAAAAGATCTAGAAAATGGGACACAAACTGACTTAATATCTTGACTTGCTAAACTTCTATTatgctttttaataataaaactgtacTTAAGAAAATAGTACATATGCTGTTTGTGACCTAGAAATAAAATTTCAATTACAGTGAAAAAACCATTTAGAACTTTTTAATTTGTGGTTATTATATGTGCAATTTAGAATAATGTGGTACCTATTTGTTATGTTATTTTAGCTTTGGTTTTATAGAAAGGGGAAATTTCGATCAGGGTTAAAAACTTTGGATTGGGGACTTTGGACTTCTTTATTAAGGAGACATTTAAATGCTCATGTTGTGTTTATGCCAAAACTACTGTTGGCTTTTAATAGCAGATGAAAAATTAGATTGTGATTTAAAAGGGTAGAAGGGTGTCACAGCGGAAAAGAGTATGAGAGGTTAGAAAACTTACAGCCATCCTTGAGTTCTGCACAGTGTATTCTTTCCAGGGACAGTGGGGGGCGCACAACCTTGTGTTTCTCTGATTTCTTTTGGGGTTTGGTCAGCAGTAGCACATCAGTAAAGAGCAACACAAACACTTCCAGCTAATGTcacaacacaaaatatatattctatgTAAGTGTGTATACCTCAGACTTCCACACAATATGGTACAATTTCTATTTTCAATGTTTCAATAGAAAGATTTGACACCATCACTGAATCATATATTATGTTATCAATTTAATCTTACTACTGAATCAGCAATGATAAGAAGGCTTACAGTTTGGAAATATGAATACTGTTTTATACCCCAGTTCATTCTTATTAATGATGATACATTATGACTGTTGCTTTAATTAGTATCAGTTGGTGGCTTTAAACAGCTTTATTTCTTTGAGTCATAAGTTCTTTACCTTACTGTCCTTCCTTCCTCTAACCTTCAGGTTCTCTCCTTTTATCAGCTTGCGTAGGTCTCTGGGTCCCATGCCCCGTATAGGGCTAGTTAAATCAAATTGACAGAACTCCTGCATATACTGAGACATAAATACTTACAGTCATTGAAACCCTtcaagcaaataataaaaatggtcaataATTATCCATTTACCTTTTCTATTTCTTCACTCATCCCTGGTAATTCATATCCCTCTATTTTCTGTGAAAGGTCAAAGATTGCCAGCTCATCATCCTTAAACAGCAAGTAGTCATTGATACTGTCCAGAAACTGACTGACGCTATTTATCtaaaggaggaaaagaacattcatttgcacaatttcactatttttttactttaacatacatttataccacactgaattctcaaatcttatTGGTCAGAAGTAATGGCAGTAGTGTCAGAtgtaaggcaaaaaaaaaatccaatattaatgcactcatttaatattttattttaaaataataaatccctCACATGGACTTAAATGGTGGGCACACTATTTTATCTAAACATAATTTTGTCTATTTtacaatacatatatttttacatcAATAAATGGGATTGAATTTGTACAATAAGAATTATAATCTACACAAAATAGAAAAAGGTTTGGCGACCCCATGACCATAAGATTCCCCAATTTCTATTATATTAACATCCActctttttttccacttgaTTATTGCTTTAGTGGTTGTGAGTTATATCCCAaactccagaaaaaaaaaaattcaagaacCAAATTCAAGAATTCAAGAACTTGAGACCTGCAGAAGTTAATGATAATGCATGACTGTTGTAGTGCCCTGTTCAGATATCTCACCATGCGGGAGAGggttttctgtgtatttatgtCCTCTGTAGCCTTCAGAATAGCCTTTAATAGTAAGGGATACTTCGTGATCCTCTGGTGGGGCTTTGCCTGCATGTCACCCAGCCTCATTCGCATACATTGGGGATGAGTCTCCACCCACTGAAAAAGGGAACCCAGAATGGgaatataaaatgcacattttgttttaatatgacTGACTCTAAAAAAGAGATTTGGGTTAATGAACCATGCAATCAAGTGTAATGAAATACATGTATTTACTGATTACTAATGGTATGATGTTAGCTTTAGAATGGTGCTGTGTCATGTCTACAAGAAATTAcataaatgcattatattacAAAAAACGAGGACAAGTATGCAACTATGATAATTGTACATATAGTAATATTCTGTGGTTTAAATCTGATACACATTATTCTGGCCTGGAATTCTGAAAGTATAATATGACTGTAGTACCGTACGAAAAATGTTAAAGTGTGGGTTTATTtccatctgtctgtgtgtgaactCCAGATTGATCTTTGCCTCCCAACAATAATCCAAATATGCAGAGAAACGGTCAGCAAACTATGAAAACAATGTAGAATTCGAATGAGACACATGGCAGGGTCTTTAGATGCATGGGAATGCATGATGCATGGGAAGTT belongs to Silurus meridionalis isolate SWU-2019-XX chromosome 4, ASM1480568v1, whole genome shotgun sequence and includes:
- the plekhg6 gene encoding pleckstrin homology domain-containing family G member 5 isoform X3; protein product: MPYHEDKNYIMTQRMNGGVEKHREEVKDKESDTADEILGRNADAPLGHQRAADNHKYHTLGYQERGNVGGGQSQLALLKQTLQSFALPDELKWWWKEGEKDDILEINWTDIVHSHKSMARIQKHQQEAIWELLQTELIYINKLTIITDLVLAALEHVHRQGFLLEVSAAQLFSNICSIRDAHKCFWLEVIYPMLQNVKMSGQPFDPLKLDPGCLQFADRFSAYLDYCWEAKINLEFTHRQMEINPHFNIFRTWVETHPQCMRMRLGDMQAKPHQRITKYPLLLKAILKATEDINTQKTLSRMINSVSQFLDSINDYLLFKDDELAIFDLSQKIEGYELPGMSEEIEKYMQEFCQFDLTSPIRGMGPRDLRKLIKGENLKVRGRKDSKLEVFVLLFTDVLLLTKPQKKSEKHKVVRPPLSLERIHCAELKDGYSFVILEVSDLGCPVSVYSVSTPSPESCAAWITNIHQAQETLKSLRKKETVTLEEPSDQILEESDPLPLFNIPNIKDAAEQFEYTSLFASLFEKEGQNLHNQPAHSHFSNKQMQNQDKEFNNDHNTTQETKESEREKNGHCKDGDILYGPAVERRVTWNHKHLSDKNSKAFPQQDILETNKSSGPHLLLVGGLREKNALSQSSSSQFLLPSKFIPVETESVKHQPSQKPDLWQNSWSHQSGDENESLSESWTFTRTLNSPRLRRKRPMNSQLPASLQNTRRMSAEAEILTLFTNMNSKSVSDSGKNHNICKPSDTTSKSQDHLVLKMGSVKQNRGAFWNFPFDRISESESELSKETHNENAPKNNRIKPQRTESLPELQSSPLQGILKRAKERDRERGIVKKEGKHLEKTSAQSSNTFPHLVCTSPSPSPSYREKEAATEEQELFRSRWYDSHTETSVDSSYNDRNNRPITSMGVNVDWPGWCFDDEDVLEFTGLDDKTLDCFEQAPTSAEYPKTPRHSEADYSEV
- the plekhg6 gene encoding pleckstrin homology domain-containing family G member 5 isoform X1: MPYHEDKNYIMTQRMNGGVEKHREEVKDKESDTADEILGRNADAPLGHQRAADNHKYHTLGYQKKKPKVRLVATLGKGSPTSKSRGAPIQGLFDQGPTEKTSMQEERGNVGGGQSQLALLKQTLQSFALPDELKWWWKEGEKDDILEINWTDIVHSHKSMARIQKHQQEAIWELLQTELIYINKLTIITDLVLAALEHVHRQGFLLEVSAAQLFSNICSIRDAHKCFWLEVIYPMLQNVKMSGQPFDPLKLDPGCLQFADRFSAYLDYCWEAKINLEFTHRQMEINPHFNIFRTWVETHPQCMRMRLGDMQAKPHQRITKYPLLLKAILKATEDINTQKTLSRMINSVSQFLDSINDYLLFKDDELAIFDLSQKIEGYELPGMSEEIEKYMQEFCQFDLTSPIRGMGPRDLRKLIKGENLKVRGRKDSKLEVFVLLFTDVLLLTKPQKKSEKHKVVRPPLSLERIHCAELKDGYSFVILEVSDLGCPVSVYSVSTPSPESCAAWITNIHQAQETLKSLRKKETVTLEEPSDQILEESDPLPLFNIPNIKDAAEQFEYTSLFASLFEKEGQNLHNQPAHSHFSNKQMQNQDKEFNNDHNTTQETKESEREKNGHCKDGDILYGPAVERRVTWNHKHLSDKNSKAFPQQDILETNKSSGPHLLLVGGLREKNALSQSSSSQFLLPSKFIPVETESVKHQPSQKPDLWQNSWSHQSGDENESLSESWTFTRTLNSPRLRRKRPMNSQLPASLQNTRRMSAEAEILTLFTNMNSKSVSDSGKNHNICKPSDTTSKSQDHLVLKMGSVKQNRGAFWNFPFDRISESESELSKETHNENAPKNNRIKPQRTESLPELQSSPLQGILKRAKERDRERGIVKKEGKHLEKTSAQSSNTFPHLVCTSPSPSPSYREKEAATEEQELFRSRWYDSHTETSVDSSYNDRNNRPITSMGVNVDWPGWCFDDEDVLEFTGLDDKTLDCFEQAPTSAEYPKTPRHSEADYSEV
- the plekhg6 gene encoding pleckstrin homology domain-containing family G member 5 isoform X2 — translated: MPYHEDKNYIMTQRMNGGVEKHREEVKDKESDTADEILGRNADAPLGHQRAADNHKYHTLGYQKKKPKVRLVATLGKGSPTSKSRGAPIQGLFDQGPTEKTSMQEERGNVGGGQSQLALLKQTLQSFALPDELKWWWKEGEKDDILEINWTDIVHSHKSMARIQKHQQEAIWELLQTELIYINKLTIITDLVLAALEHVHRQGFLLEVSAAQLFSNICSIRDAHKCFWLEVIYPMLQNVKMSGQPFDPLKLDPGCLQFADRFSAYLDYCWEAKINLEFTHRQMEINPHFNIFRTWVETHPQCMRMRLGDMQAKPHQRITKYPLLLKAILKATEDINTQKTLSRMINSVSQFLDSINDYLLFKDDELAIFDLSQKIEGYELPGMSEEIEKEFCQFDLTSPIRGMGPRDLRKLIKGENLKVRGRKDSKLEVFVLLFTDVLLLTKPQKKSEKHKVVRPPLSLERIHCAELKDGYSFVILEVSDLGCPVSVYSVSTPSPESCAAWITNIHQAQETLKSLRKKETVTLEEPSDQILEESDPLPLFNIPNIKDAAEQFEYTSLFASLFEKEGQNLHNQPAHSHFSNKQMQNQDKEFNNDHNTTQETKESEREKNGHCKDGDILYGPAVERRVTWNHKHLSDKNSKAFPQQDILETNKSSGPHLLLVGGLREKNALSQSSSSQFLLPSKFIPVETESVKHQPSQKPDLWQNSWSHQSGDENESLSESWTFTRTLNSPRLRRKRPMNSQLPASLQNTRRMSAEAEILTLFTNMNSKSVSDSGKNHNICKPSDTTSKSQDHLVLKMGSVKQNRGAFWNFPFDRISESESELSKETHNENAPKNNRIKPQRTESLPELQSSPLQGILKRAKERDRERGIVKKEGKHLEKTSAQSSNTFPHLVCTSPSPSPSYREKEAATEEQELFRSRWYDSHTETSVDSSYNDRNNRPITSMGVNVDWPGWCFDDEDVLEFTGLDDKTLDCFEQAPTSAEYPKTPRHSEADYSEV